Proteins from a genomic interval of Candidatus Krumholzibacteriia bacterium:
- a CDS encoding VOC family protein — protein sequence ELGLTLEGRMPIEGEWAGRVTGVRGQRVEIAMMRTPDGHSRLELSRFDAPAIASDHRTAPVNSLGYLRVMFTVEDIEDTLARLSKLGATVVDEVVNYEDIYRLCYIRGPEGILIGLAQQLRQQTSRENPMERKP from the coding sequence GAACTCGGCCTTACCCTCGAAGGCCGCATGCCCATCGAAGGCGAATGGGCCGGCCGCGTCACCGGAGTGCGCGGCCAGCGCGTCGAGATCGCCATGATGCGCACCCCCGACGGCCACAGCCGCCTCGAGCTCTCGCGCTTCGACGCCCCCGCCATCGCGTCCGATCACCGCACAGCCCCCGTGAACTCGTTGGGATACCTGCGCGTCATGTTCACCGTCGAGGACATCGAAGACACCCTCGCCCGGCTCAGCAAGCTCGGTGCGACGGTGGTCGATGAAGTCGTCAATTACGAAGACATCTACCGGCTCTGCTACATCCGGGGTCCCGAAGGAATTCTCATCGGGCTCGCCCAACAGCTCCGGCAGCAGACCTCCCGAGAGAATCCCATGGAACGTAAGCCTTGA